A window of Marinobacter salarius contains these coding sequences:
- a CDS encoding DUF4426 domain-containing protein: MTIHSRNHWQAILSLACLILFASQSHADSKDFGEFEVHWSVFPSTFLAPEIARENNLNRSRGIGIVNISIMRETEDGGLEPVSGQVEGKVMNDIQQARFLAFRRIQEGNAVYFIAEYQYSNAELMTFQITTRPTGARQDLPIRFTHTLFND, encoded by the coding sequence ATGACCATACATAGTCGCAATCACTGGCAGGCGATACTGTCGCTGGCGTGCCTGATTCTGTTCGCCAGCCAGAGCCATGCCGACTCAAAGGATTTTGGTGAATTCGAAGTACACTGGAGCGTTTTCCCAAGCACCTTCCTGGCCCCTGAAATTGCCCGCGAGAACAACCTTAATCGCAGCCGCGGCATCGGTATCGTCAACATATCCATCATGAGGGAAACCGAGGATGGCGGCCTGGAGCCGGTATCAGGCCAGGTGGAAGGCAAGGTCATGAACGATATCCAGCAGGCCCGGTTCCTGGCGTTTCGACGCATCCAGGAAGGCAACGCTGTCTATTTCATCGCCGAATACCAATACAGCAACGCCGAGTTGATGACCTTCCAGATCACCACCCGTCCCACGGGTGCCAGACAGGATCTGCCCATCCGTTTCACCCACACGCTGTTTAACGACTGA
- the metW gene encoding methionine biosynthesis protein MetW has protein sequence MRTDLKIIEQWISAGSHVLDLGCGDGTLLDYLQREKRATGFGLEINPDHITTCMGRGVSVIEQNLDTQGLGNFEDHSFDTVLMTQALQAVRRPDMVLDEMLRVGREGIVTFPNFAYWRLRWYLMRRGRMPESETLPYKWYNTPNIHLCTFKDFEALCFRKDVRILNRTVVDGEHQDRWLSRLWPNMLGQIAIYRITREES, from the coding sequence ATGAGAACAGACCTGAAAATCATCGAGCAATGGATCAGCGCCGGCAGCCATGTACTGGATCTGGGCTGCGGCGACGGCACCCTGCTGGACTACCTGCAGCGGGAAAAAAGAGCAACAGGGTTTGGCCTGGAAATCAATCCGGACCATATCACCACCTGCATGGGTCGCGGGGTGTCCGTCATTGAGCAGAACCTGGACACCCAGGGCCTGGGGAACTTCGAAGATCACTCCTTCGACACCGTGCTGATGACACAAGCCTTGCAGGCGGTCCGGCGCCCGGACATGGTCCTCGACGAGATGCTTCGCGTGGGCCGCGAGGGCATCGTAACCTTCCCCAACTTCGCTTACTGGCGATTGCGCTGGTACCTGATGCGCCGGGGTCGTATGCCTGAATCCGAAACGCTACCGTATAAATGGTACAACACCCCTAACATCCACCTGTGCACCTTCAAGGATTTTGAAGCCCTCTGCTTCCGCAAGGACGTCCGGATACTGAATCGCACGGTGGTTGACGGTGAACACCAGGATCGTTGGCTCAGCCGCCTTTGGCCCAATATGTTGGGGCAGATCGCCATTTACCGGATAACCCGGGAGGAATCATGA
- a CDS encoding homoserine O-succinyltransferase MetX has translation MPDPLPTDSVGIVTPQTLHFDTPITLACGQTLESYDLVIETYGKLNADATNAVLICHALSGHHHAAGYHSKEDRKPGWWDSCIGPGKPIDTNRFFVVSLNNLGGCHGSTGPGSVNPKTGQPYGPDFPVITVRDWVHSQALLADRLGIECWAAVVGGSLGGMQALQWSLDYPDRLRHAVTIASTPRLSAQNIAFNEVARQAITSDREFHDGRYYEHDTLPRRGLMLARMVGHITYLSDASMGEKFGRELRDQAYKFGYDAEFQVESYLRYQGERFSESFDANTYLLMTKALDYFDPAYEHDNDLAKALLRARCEFLVVSFSTDWRFTPARSEELVNAMIAARCKVSYAEIDAPWGHDAFLIPTPRYTAIFHSYMDRVAREVGA, from the coding sequence ATGCCCGATCCCTTGCCAACGGATTCTGTCGGGATAGTCACCCCACAGACACTGCACTTCGATACACCGATCACTCTCGCCTGCGGTCAGACGCTGGAGAGTTACGATCTGGTGATTGAGACTTACGGCAAGCTGAATGCGGATGCCACCAACGCGGTATTGATCTGTCACGCCCTCAGCGGCCACCACCATGCCGCCGGTTATCACAGCAAGGAAGACCGCAAGCCGGGATGGTGGGACAGCTGCATTGGCCCCGGCAAGCCCATCGATACCAACCGGTTTTTCGTTGTCAGCCTGAACAATCTGGGTGGCTGCCATGGCAGCACCGGACCCGGCAGCGTCAATCCGAAAACCGGCCAGCCCTACGGCCCTGATTTCCCGGTGATCACGGTACGCGACTGGGTCCACAGCCAGGCGTTACTGGCTGACCGGCTCGGCATTGAATGTTGGGCCGCCGTAGTGGGAGGCTCCCTCGGCGGGATGCAGGCGCTTCAGTGGAGCCTGGACTACCCGGACCGTTTGCGGCATGCCGTGACCATTGCTTCCACACCACGCCTGAGTGCCCAGAACATCGCCTTCAATGAAGTGGCGCGACAGGCGATCACGTCCGACCGTGAGTTCCACGACGGCCGCTACTATGAGCACGACACATTGCCGCGCCGGGGGCTGATGCTGGCACGCATGGTGGGCCACATTACCTATCTGTCCGACGCCTCCATGGGCGAGAAATTTGGCCGCGAACTGCGCGACCAGGCCTACAAGTTCGGCTATGACGCAGAGTTCCAGGTGGAGAGTTACCTGCGTTACCAGGGTGAGCGCTTCTCGGAGTCATTCGACGCCAATACCTACCTGCTGATGACCAAGGCTCTGGATTACTTTGACCCAGCCTACGAGCACGACAATGACCTGGCAAAGGCGCTGCTCCGTGCGCGCTGCGAATTCCTTGTCGTGTCGTTCAGCACCGACTGGCGGTTTACTCCGGCACGGTCCGAGGAATTAGTAAATGCCATGATCGCGGCCCGCTGCAAGGTCAGCTATGCCGAAATCGACGCACCCTGGGGGCATGACGCCTTCCTGATTCCCACACCACGTTACACCGCCATCTTCCATTCCTACATGGACCGGGTCGCACGGGAGGTAGGCGCATGA